One window of the Aquila chrysaetos chrysaetos chromosome 8, bAquChr1.4, whole genome shotgun sequence genome contains the following:
- the TAGLN gene encoding transgelin isoform X2: protein MANKGPAYGMSRDVQSKIEKKYDDELEDRLVEWIVAQCGAAVGRPERGRLGFQVWLKNGIVLSRLVNSLYPDGSKPVKIPDTPPTMVFKQMEQIAQFLKAAEDYGVVKTDVFQTVDLFEAKDMAAVQRTLMALGSLAVTKNDGHYHGDPNWFMKKAQEHKREFTESQLKEGKNVIGLQMGSNKGASQAGMSYGRPRQIIS from the exons ATGGCGAACAAGGGCCCGGCATATGGCATGAGCAGGGACGTCCAGTCCAAGATCGAGAAGAAGTACGATGACGAGCTGGAGGACCGGCTGGTGGAGTGGATCGTGGCACAGTGCGGGGCGGCAGTGGGTCGCCCCGAGCGGGGCCGCCTGGGCTTCCAGGTCTGGCTGAAGAACGGCATC GTCCTTAGCAGGCTGGTAAACAGCCTCTACCCCGATGGCTCCAAGCCCGTCAAGATccccgacaccccccccaccatggTCTTCAAGCAGATGGAGCAGATCGCCCAGTTCCTCAAGGCGGCCGAGGACTATGGCGTGGTCAAGACAGATGTGTTCCAGACTGTCGACCTCTTTGAAG CCAAGGACATGGCGGCGGTGCAGAGGACACTGATGGCCCTGGGAAGCCTGGCGGTCACCAAGAACGATGGGCACTACCACGGGGACCCCAACTGGTTCATGAA GAAAGCGCAGGAGCACAAGCGGGAGTTCACCGAGAGCCAGCTGAAGGAGGGCAAGAACGTCATCGGCTTACAGATGGGGAGCAACAAGGGGGCATCACAGGCAGGGATGAGCTATGGCCGGCCCCGGCAGATCATCAGCTAA
- the TAGLN gene encoding transgelin isoform X1: MCPDGAEGLWRGKGRARRRARPRCTKVGGGCDRVLGWRQGPWAGGRHLRSLTVPIPPPGHPAATDMANKGPAYGMSRDVQSKIEKKYDDELEDRLVEWIVAQCGAAVGRPERGRLGFQVWLKNGIVLSRLVNSLYPDGSKPVKIPDTPPTMVFKQMEQIAQFLKAAEDYGVVKTDVFQTVDLFEAKDMAAVQRTLMALGSLAVTKNDGHYHGDPNWFMKKAQEHKREFTESQLKEGKNVIGLQMGSNKGASQAGMSYGRPRQIIS, translated from the exons ATGTGCCCGGATGGAGCTGAAGGGCTGTGGCGCGGCAAGGGAAGAGCCAGGAGGAGGGCACGTCCCCGCTGCACCAAGGTGGGAGGTGGATGCgacagggtgctggggtggcGGCAGGGTCCCTGGGCAGGGGGACGGCATCTCCGCAGCCTGACAGTCCCCATCCCGCCGCCAGGTCACCCAGCCGCCACAGACATGGCGAACAAGGGCCCGGCATATGGCATGAGCAGGGACGTCCAGTCCAAGATCGAGAAGAAGTACGATGACGAGCTGGAGGACCGGCTGGTGGAGTGGATCGTGGCACAGTGCGGGGCGGCAGTGGGTCGCCCCGAGCGGGGCCGCCTGGGCTTCCAGGTCTGGCTGAAGAACGGCATC GTCCTTAGCAGGCTGGTAAACAGCCTCTACCCCGATGGCTCCAAGCCCGTCAAGATccccgacaccccccccaccatggTCTTCAAGCAGATGGAGCAGATCGCCCAGTTCCTCAAGGCGGCCGAGGACTATGGCGTGGTCAAGACAGATGTGTTCCAGACTGTCGACCTCTTTGAAG CCAAGGACATGGCGGCGGTGCAGAGGACACTGATGGCCCTGGGAAGCCTGGCGGTCACCAAGAACGATGGGCACTACCACGGGGACCCCAACTGGTTCATGAA GAAAGCGCAGGAGCACAAGCGGGAGTTCACCGAGAGCCAGCTGAAGGAGGGCAAGAACGTCATCGGCTTACAGATGGGGAGCAACAAGGGGGCATCACAGGCAGGGATGAGCTATGGCCGGCCCCGGCAGATCATCAGCTAA